CTGGGCTTGGCCAGCGGGGCGGAGCCAGAGCAGACCGGGGGGGTGACCGGGCGCGTGTACCAGGGCGTGCGCGGTGCGACGCGGTTGGTGGGCCACGCCACCGACGCGTTGTTGGGCGCGCTGCTGCCGCTGCTGGACGACCCGGCCACGCACCCCGAGGCCTCGCCCCAGCGCGAGGCGGTGCTGGCGGCGTTGAATGGGGTGCTGGGCGACAGGTTGCAGGCCGCGCACAACCCGCTGGCCTGGCCCATGGCGCTGCGCCGGGGCGGCGAGACGCTGGCGCTGGACCCGTCGGCGGTGCTGGCGGCGCAGCTCGGCACCCACGCGAGCCCGCACCTCGTGCTGCTGATCCACGGCCTGTGCATGAACGACACGCAGTGGCGCCGCGCCGGGCACGACCACGGTGAACATCTGGCTCAGGCGCTGGGCTGCACCCCGGTTTACCTGCGCTACAACAGCGGTCTGCACACCTCGGTCAACGGGCGCGAACTGGCGCTGATGCTGGAGCAACTGGTGGCGGCCTGGCCGGTGCCGCTGCAGCGCATCACCCTCCTGGGCCACAGCATGGGGGGGCTGGTGGCGCGGTCCGCGGTGCAGGTGGCGCGCAGGGCGGGCCTGCACTGGCCGGGGCTGTTGCGTGAGCTGGTGTTCCTGGGCACGCCGCACCACGGCGCGCCGCTGGAGCGCGCGGGCCATGGGGTGGACCTGCTGCTGGCCGCCACGCCGTTCACCGCGCCCTTTGCCCGGCTGGGCAAATTGCGCAGCGCCGGCATTACCGATCTGCGGCACGGCCACGTGCAGGACGCCGACTGGCAGGGGCGCGACCGCTTTGCTTCGCCGGAGGACCACCGCCTTGTGTTGCCACTGCCCGAAGGCGTGGCCTGCTTCGCCGTCGCGGCGACCCTGGCCGGCCAGCGTGGGCTGCTCGCGGACCGGCTGACCGGCGACGGGCTGGTGCCCTTGCGCAGCGCGCTGGGCCAGCACGACGATCCGGCGCGCCGGCTGGTGTTTGCGAAGGACAGCCAGCGCATCGTCTACCGCACCGGCCACCTGGATCTGCTTTCCAGCCCGGCGGTGGCGCAGCAGCTCCTGCACTGGCTGGTACCCACGGCCTGAGAGGCTGAGTTTTTCCCGGCGAAGTTGGCACGGGACTGGCTTTGGTGTGTGCATGGACCAGAGTCATCAAATGTCAGTGCAACGGGATCAGCAACTGTTCGAGGATTTGGTGCGGCCCTGCACCGAGATCGATGCGGCAACGGCAGGCCGGCCCGCGTGCAGCAGGCCAGTCGATTGCAGGTGGGTTTGTCACGTGTTGAAAGATCGGCCGCTGGGCTCGTCCTCGTCGGGGCGTGACAACATTTCCCACTCGCGTGCCCAGGTGCCGTATGAACGCCTGGAGTTGGCCAAGTTTCTGAAC
This Hydrogenophaga taeniospiralis DNA region includes the following protein-coding sequences:
- a CDS encoding esterase/lipase family protein, which gives rise to MTALTPPDTPKRAVLRHIRPSDLKAAVQLAAQAAQGVINMAEGVHQSVRHRLGLASGAEPEQTGGVTGRVYQGVRGATRLVGHATDALLGALLPLLDDPATHPEASPQREAVLAALNGVLGDRLQAAHNPLAWPMALRRGGETLALDPSAVLAAQLGTHASPHLVLLIHGLCMNDTQWRRAGHDHGEHLAQALGCTPVYLRYNSGLHTSVNGRELALMLEQLVAAWPVPLQRITLLGHSMGGLVARSAVQVARRAGLHWPGLLRELVFLGTPHHGAPLERAGHGVDLLLAATPFTAPFARLGKLRSAGITDLRHGHVQDADWQGRDRFASPEDHRLVLPLPEGVACFAVAATLAGQRGLLADRLTGDGLVPLRSALGQHDDPARRLVFAKDSQRIVYRTGHLDLLSSPAVAQQLLHWLVPTA